The following coding sequences are from one Fibrobacter sp. window:
- a CDS encoding nucleotide pyrophosphohydrolase, protein MSDFEKMKAKVKQFTIDRDWDQFHNGKDLAIALSGEASELLNVFLWKKPEDVKIEKVREELADVLNYAFLIADKYNLDIEQIMDDKLRINGEKYPVDKAKGTAKKYNEL, encoded by the coding sequence ATGAGCGACTTTGAAAAAATGAAAGCAAAGGTCAAGCAATTCACCATTGATCGCGACTGGGACCAATTTCACAACGGCAAGGACCTCGCCATTGCCCTTTCTGGCGAGGCATCGGAACTTCTCAATGTGTTCCTTTGGAAGAAACCTGAAGATGTAAAAATCGAAAAAGTGCGTGAAGAATTAGCCGATGTACTTAATTATGCGTTCTTAATCGCAGACAAGTACAATCTCGATATTGAGCAAATCATGGATGATAAATTGCGAATTAACGGGGAGAAGTATCCCGTTGACAAGGCTAAGGGAACAGCGAAAAAGTATAACGAGTTGTAG
- a CDS encoding CBS domain-containing protein, whose translation MKKISEFFTPPQETECVLANKELRSALETMDDNNFSQLLVIKNNLKNGKHPIKSNVQGCISYDSICKKLMVEDICLDAHVKDFLEQDDKILWVESNKYISDVAKQLKEHEYVIVVGEDSTILGFVTAYDISKLYLDMVTPYSLIEKIESCLRQLMSTVTLPEIKDAVIEKFLQRSDKSATPAIKEETDSRIIERLEDVNDMEFWMYSAVFEKMWSRFNLRKDKKDFLAKLEAIRKIRNEIMHFRIDNNTKDNERMLSSMGDYLDKVCTIINKPKIK comes from the coding sequence ATGAAAAAGATTTCAGAATTTTTCACCCCTCCCCAAGAAACCGAATGCGTCTTGGCCAACAAAGAGCTACGAAGTGCGCTAGAAACAATGGATGATAATAATTTTTCTCAATTGCTTGTCATCAAAAACAACCTAAAAAATGGAAAGCACCCGATAAAAAGTAATGTGCAAGGGTGTATATCCTATGATTCCATCTGTAAAAAATTGATGGTTGAAGACATATGTCTTGATGCCCATGTAAAAGACTTCCTTGAGCAAGATGACAAAATATTGTGGGTTGAATCAAATAAATACATATCAGATGTTGCAAAACAATTAAAAGAGCATGAGTATGTCATAGTAGTTGGAGAAGATTCGACCATTCTTGGTTTTGTCACCGCTTATGACATTTCAAAACTATACCTTGACATGGTTACTCCCTATTCCCTTATAGAAAAAATAGAATCATGTCTTCGACAATTGATGAGTACAGTAACACTACCAGAGATAAAAGATGCTGTTATAGAAAAGTTTCTCCAAAGGTCCGATAAGTCAGCCACACCAGCAATAAAAGAAGAAACGGATTCTCGTATTATCGAACGATTAGAAGACGTAAACGATATGGAATTTTGGATGTATAGCGCAGTATTTGAAAAAATGTGGAGCCGATTTAATTTAAGAAAAGACAAAAAGGATTTCTTAGCCAAACTAGAAGCAATCAGAAAGATTCGCAACGAGATTATGCATTTTAGAATTGACAACAACACCAAAGACAATGAAAGGATGCTCTCAAGCATGGGGGACTATCTAGATAAAGTCTGTACAATTATCAACAAGCCGAAAATAAAATAG
- a CDS encoding LysR family transcriptional regulator produces the protein MELRVLRYFLEAARLGNVSRAADNLCVTQPTVSRQLKELEEELGEKLFERTNYAIRLTPAGELLRERAEDILSMADRTVQDFKSLKEDEVVGEIAIACAESRNVNFLSKCIAILRDDYPKIKYNLYSGDSERALEKLDKGIFDFAVVVDNVNLEKYNCLAVRSVDRWGVVMRRDDPLAKRDFIEPKDLLDKPLMASRQAMVADLPKWFGDDISKLNVIVGLDLSYNGSVLAKEGTGYLLTFDGLVDTSRSSRLCFRPLMPELTTNMYIIWRRGQQFTRAGELFLDTLRHVLGE, from the coding sequence ATGGAACTTCGAGTTTTGCGGTATTTTCTGGAGGCGGCGCGGTTGGGGAATGTCTCGCGCGCGGCGGATAATCTTTGCGTGACGCAGCCGACGGTGAGTCGCCAGCTCAAGGAGCTGGAGGAGGAACTGGGCGAGAAGCTTTTCGAGCGCACGAATTACGCGATTCGGCTGACGCCTGCGGGGGAACTCTTGCGGGAGCGTGCGGAGGATATCCTTTCGATGGCGGACAGGACGGTGCAGGATTTCAAGTCGCTGAAGGAAGACGAGGTGGTGGGTGAAATCGCCATTGCCTGCGCGGAATCGCGGAACGTGAATTTTCTTTCGAAGTGCATCGCGATTCTCCGGGACGACTATCCGAAGATTAAGTACAACTTATATTCGGGCGACAGCGAGCGCGCCCTGGAAAAGCTGGACAAGGGCATTTTTGATTTCGCGGTGGTTGTAGACAACGTCAATTTGGAAAAGTACAACTGCCTTGCGGTGCGTTCTGTCGATCGCTGGGGCGTGGTGATGCGTCGCGACGACCCTTTGGCCAAGCGGGATTTCATCGAGCCAAAGGATTTGCTCGACAAGCCGTTGATGGCGTCGCGCCAGGCGATGGTGGCGGATTTGCCGAAGTGGTTCGGCGACGATATTTCGAAGCTGAACGTAATCGTGGGGCTGGATCTTTCGTACAACGGTTCGGTGCTTGCCAAAGAGGGCACGGGCTACCTACTCACTTTCGACGGCCTTGTGGATACGAGCCGCAGTTCGCGCCTGTGCTTCAGGCCGCTCATGCCCGAGCTCACCACCAACATGTACATCATTTGGCGGCGGGGCCAGCAGTTCACGCGGGCGGGCGAACTTTTCCTCGATACGCTCCGGCACGTGCTGGGGGAATAG
- a CDS encoding alpha/beta hydrolase: MKSKFLKAAFAVASACTLMACTPEKENNAAQGAAAPATEAAQQTKEENMNKLTLTAEWDKVFPKSDKVEHSKVTFKNHFGIELAADMFVPKDTSLKVNGKFPAIAVSGPFGAVKEQSSGLYAQQMAERGFLTIAFDPSFTGESGGEPRYMNSPDINTEDFMASVDFLSTRDNVDPERIGIIGICGWGGMAINAAGIDTRVKATVASTMYDMSRVSANGYFDSANNADARNEARKALMAQRTKDFKNGTYDLAGGVIDPLPNDAPYFVKDYYAYYKTPRGYHKRSLNSNKGWAASAGTSLMNTKLLAYADEIRNPVLIIHGEKAHSRYFGEGAFEKMTGKKANVPAKLDATKNWSKTVGNKELLVIPGASHVDLYDNLEKIPFEKLNEFFKTNLK; the protein is encoded by the coding sequence ATGAAATCCAAATTTTTAAAAGCGGCATTTGCCGTGGCTTCCGCATGCACCCTGATGGCGTGCACCCCCGAAAAAGAAAACAACGCTGCACAAGGAGCCGCCGCACCGGCAACAGAAGCAGCACAACAGACAAAGGAAGAAAATATGAACAAGCTCACGCTCACCGCCGAATGGGACAAGGTATTCCCCAAGAGCGACAAGGTCGAACATTCCAAGGTCACTTTCAAGAACCACTTTGGCATTGAACTCGCCGCCGACATGTTCGTGCCCAAGGACACGAGCCTCAAGGTGAACGGCAAGTTCCCGGCGATTGCAGTCTCTGGCCCGTTCGGTGCCGTCAAGGAACAGTCCAGCGGCCTTTACGCCCAACAGATGGCGGAACGCGGATTCCTGACCATCGCATTCGACCCGAGCTTCACCGGCGAATCGGGCGGCGAGCCGCGCTACATGAACAGCCCGGACATCAACACCGAAGACTTCATGGCGTCCGTGGACTTTCTCTCGACCCGCGACAACGTTGACCCGGAACGAATCGGCATCATCGGCATTTGCGGCTGGGGCGGCATGGCGATCAACGCCGCCGGCATTGACACCCGCGTCAAGGCGACGGTTGCATCCACCATGTACGACATGAGCCGCGTATCCGCAAACGGCTACTTCGATTCCGCAAACAACGCCGACGCCCGCAACGAGGCCCGCAAGGCTCTGATGGCCCAGCGCACCAAGGACTTCAAGAACGGCACGTACGACCTGGCCGGCGGTGTCATTGACCCGCTCCCGAACGACGCTCCTTACTTTGTCAAGGATTACTACGCCTACTACAAGACCCCACGCGGCTACCACAAGCGCTCCCTCAACAGCAACAAGGGCTGGGCCGCCTCCGCAGGCACCTCGCTCATGAACACCAAGCTTCTCGCATACGCCGACGAAATCCGTAACCCGGTGCTCATCATCCACGGCGAAAAGGCCCACAGCCGCTACTTCGGCGAAGGCGCATTCGAAAAGATGACCGGCAAGAAGGCGAATGTCCCCGCAAAACTCGACGCCACCAAGAACTGGAGCAAGACCGTCGGCAACAAGGAACTCCTCGTCATCCCCGGAGCCTCCCACGTGGACCTCTACGACAACCTGGAAAAAATCCCCTTCGAAAAGCTGAACGAATTCTTCAAGACGAACTTGAAGTAA
- a CDS encoding DUF2075 domain-containing protein codes for MSEYKPIIYCAEETDSFRRDIKANIMAFHNEKPNLLLDYPVVYIHAWKTANDLYDVYIGESNDIVDRTKTHWKDHADSNKWQSKMHDSIIYVIGHELFNKSLTLDIENKLIQYVSSMGGISINQVHNGRGNPQNQYYTHNELIPIFEDIWNSLRNKNNKLFCPRNEVENFALFKASPMHTLTCSQMNIQQQIVSRVKKAINEDKHKQLIFIQGEAGTGKTVLTSHAFYDLFNMKFKSGKKVHACLMVNHDEQLSVYNSMAQTLNFKDENGEYVVYKPTSFINKTFNYEIDVSFVDEAHLLLTQGKQSYRGKNQLEDIIRKSRVTVVMFDENQILTAQQYWEAQVLEGFKSLAIKQGNFLELTDQMRMIAGPQTIKWIDSFTKDLHIEPIPHDEKYEIKVFETPESLQEAIRNKSLRPESKLSRLIATYDWDYSSLHEPTNGKYWSVEIGDWSLPWNRELQKDMSFQEIKNIKTKAWHEQKQTINEVGSTFTIQGFDLVYAGVILGPSITYRNGKIVIDPSKSKNDRATQKRTLSNNSKQSFGEILIQHEMRVLMTRGVKGLYIYACDEELRNALRNSIPFTYKIPEMQPLMAAEKKVIYKA; via the coding sequence ATGAGTGAATACAAGCCGATAATCTATTGTGCAGAAGAAACAGATTCTTTCCGTCGGGATATTAAGGCTAATATAATGGCTTTTCATAATGAGAAGCCAAATCTCCTTTTAGATTATCCAGTCGTTTATATTCACGCATGGAAAACAGCAAATGACCTGTACGATGTATATATTGGGGAAAGCAACGATATCGTTGACAGAACAAAAACGCATTGGAAAGATCATGCCGATTCTAATAAATGGCAATCTAAAATGCACGATTCTATAATTTATGTCATAGGACATGAATTGTTTAACAAGTCCTTAACTTTAGATATTGAAAACAAATTAATACAGTATGTGTCAAGCATGGGCGGAATCTCCATAAATCAGGTTCACAATGGAAGAGGAAATCCGCAAAATCAATATTATACACACAATGAATTGATCCCGATATTTGAAGATATATGGAATTCTTTGAGGAACAAGAACAACAAACTGTTTTGTCCCCGTAACGAGGTTGAGAATTTTGCACTTTTCAAAGCTTCGCCAATGCACACATTGACTTGCTCACAAATGAATATTCAACAACAAATTGTGAGCAGGGTAAAAAAGGCCATTAATGAAGATAAACACAAACAACTCATTTTTATCCAAGGCGAAGCGGGTACCGGTAAAACTGTATTGACAAGCCATGCTTTTTATGATTTGTTCAATATGAAATTTAAGTCTGGGAAAAAAGTCCATGCATGTCTTATGGTCAACCATGACGAACAATTGAGCGTTTATAATTCAATGGCCCAAACGCTTAATTTTAAAGACGAAAATGGCGAATATGTGGTTTATAAACCAACATCATTTATTAACAAAACATTTAATTATGAAATTGACGTATCTTTTGTCGATGAAGCGCATCTTTTACTAACTCAGGGAAAACAAAGTTACAGAGGAAAGAACCAACTAGAGGATATTATAAGGAAATCTCGTGTGACAGTTGTAATGTTTGACGAAAATCAAATTTTAACTGCACAGCAATATTGGGAAGCTCAAGTGTTAGAAGGTTTTAAATCATTAGCAATCAAACAAGGAAATTTTTTAGAATTAACTGATCAAATGAGAATGATTGCTGGTCCACAAACAATAAAATGGATTGATTCATTTACGAAAGATCTGCATATAGAACCGATACCTCATGATGAAAAATATGAGATAAAAGTTTTTGAAACGCCAGAGAGCCTTCAAGAGGCAATAAGAAATAAATCTTTGAGACCTGAATCTAAATTATCCCGATTAATCGCCACATACGATTGGGACTATAGTAGTTTACATGAGCCTACTAACGGCAAATATTGGTCCGTTGAAATAGGAGATTGGTCATTACCTTGGAACAGAGAACTTCAAAAAGATATGTCTTTTCAAGAGATTAAGAATATAAAAACAAAGGCATGGCATGAACAGAAACAAACAATCAATGAAGTTGGATCAACATTCACTATTCAGGGTTTTGATTTGGTATATGCGGGCGTAATATTAGGCCCTTCTATAACATATAGAAATGGAAAAATTGTAATAGATCCTAGTAAAAGTAAAAATGACCGTGCTACGCAAAAAAGAACATTGAGTAATAACTCTAAACAATCTTTCGGCGAAATATTGATTCAACACGAGATGCGTGTTTTGATGACACGAGGAGTAAAAGGTCTTTACATTTATGCTTGCGACGAAGAATTACGAAACGCGTTAAGGAATAGCATTCCTTTCACCTACAAAATACCCGAAATGCAACCACTGATGGCTGCAGAAAAGAAAGTCATTTATAAAGCATAA
- a CDS encoding tetratricopeptide repeat protein: protein MAKIEVIQTVDTSNFKAANAEELKKQIVHHFAEKGCPPTVEILSDSAVRIVFDTDALEKAENNFHKASSLCSEGRFNAAMDLLHKAIKACPGYSEAHRLLGQVLFQQGEINKGMDEVLEALLIDPKNMWALIMMGNILANGKNNVDAADRYYKKVLEYYPDNAIALNNVAGSLIRKKDYDSAIHYMKQALELDNSYTNSYYGIALAYYHKDDLDNAFEYASQGALKGANRAEDPGVRQELLKLLLTIARDIAESTDYESQVFEFAHSLETKFNVTIKFERDDEQDTLAHLEFADFHHRKDHVVKYKKDGNYCHYMLHELTHLEMMLSAQRNGKFQTIGFTQKNFDTFLQDYKRHFDEVKKKIGAVQVEKLAKHLFQGLSLQVMNAPLDLFVEQKIYAKAEFRPLQLTSLFTMESSNIDAVRQTANVSEFPQIIKDTNKLLNMLQSLLLRKLYGLDFVNQYKPSQNMLNRAMEFFKVFEDSLASFNAGDEYAVFEKIATTLGLVKYFTLSGVENSEIKTEADRNQDQFNETHNPATADPMIAVMMSSYMVGALEYFEGLLPEDIEKVAFECAIIGQNGISPAQKSGYKLNNVPGKDFSGYELLAYYYVSWAISHPEMLDKLQLPFADAYSMAKQMFDSRRGEK, encoded by the coding sequence ATGGCAAAAATTGAGGTCATACAGACCGTTGATACATCGAACTTTAAGGCCGCCAACGCCGAAGAATTGAAGAAGCAAATTGTACACCACTTTGCAGAAAAGGGATGTCCTCCAACAGTCGAAATTCTATCCGATTCAGCAGTCCGTATCGTTTTCGACACAGACGCACTCGAAAAAGCCGAAAACAACTTTCACAAAGCATCATCTCTCTGCAGTGAAGGTCGTTTCAATGCGGCAATGGATTTGCTGCATAAGGCAATCAAGGCATGTCCTGGATATTCGGAGGCACATCGCTTGCTCGGACAGGTCCTATTCCAACAAGGCGAAATCAATAAAGGGATGGACGAAGTTCTTGAAGCACTACTCATCGACCCCAAAAACATGTGGGCACTAATCATGATGGGCAACATTCTTGCTAACGGGAAAAACAATGTCGACGCGGCAGACAGGTATTATAAAAAGGTTCTTGAATACTACCCTGACAACGCCATTGCGCTCAACAATGTTGCGGGCTCGCTCATTCGGAAAAAAGATTATGACAGCGCCATTCACTACATGAAACAAGCCCTTGAATTGGACAATTCCTACACAAACAGCTATTATGGGATTGCTTTAGCGTACTATCACAAGGATGATTTGGACAATGCTTTTGAATACGCAAGTCAAGGCGCGTTGAAGGGCGCAAACCGCGCAGAAGACCCCGGTGTCCGTCAAGAACTTTTGAAATTGTTATTGACTATAGCAAGAGATATTGCAGAATCAACAGACTACGAATCCCAGGTATTTGAATTTGCTCATAGCCTTGAAACCAAGTTTAATGTAACCATCAAATTTGAGCGCGATGATGAGCAGGATACCTTGGCACATCTGGAATTTGCTGATTTCCATCATCGCAAGGATCACGTTGTCAAATACAAGAAAGATGGCAACTATTGCCATTACATGCTTCATGAATTGACACACCTCGAAATGATGCTTTCCGCCCAAAGGAATGGAAAATTCCAGACCATCGGATTTACGCAGAAAAATTTTGATACTTTCTTGCAAGATTACAAACGCCATTTTGACGAAGTCAAGAAAAAGATTGGTGCTGTACAAGTAGAAAAGTTGGCAAAGCATTTGTTCCAGGGATTGTCATTACAGGTGATGAACGCCCCACTGGATTTGTTTGTGGAACAGAAAATCTATGCGAAGGCAGAATTTAGGCCGCTTCAGTTGACATCATTGTTCACAATGGAATCAAGTAACATCGATGCCGTGCGACAAACCGCGAATGTTTCTGAATTCCCGCAAATTATCAAGGACACGAATAAACTGTTGAACATGCTTCAGTCCTTGCTCCTCCGCAAGCTTTATGGATTGGATTTTGTCAATCAGTACAAGCCCTCGCAAAACATGCTGAACAGAGCCATGGAATTTTTCAAGGTGTTTGAAGATTCTCTCGCTTCGTTCAACGCAGGCGATGAATACGCCGTCTTTGAAAAGATTGCCACAACACTTGGTTTAGTAAAATATTTCACCCTTTCCGGCGTAGAAAATAGCGAAATCAAGACAGAGGCCGACAGAAATCAGGACCAGTTCAACGAAACGCACAATCCCGCAACAGCAGACCCGATGATTGCCGTCATGATGTCCTCCTATATGGTCGGAGCGTTGGAATACTTTGAAGGGCTGCTGCCGGAAGACATTGAAAAAGTCGCTTTTGAATGCGCCATAATTGGACAGAACGGAATCAGCCCGGCACAAAAGAGCGGATACAAGCTGAACAACGTTCCTGGAAAAGATTTTAGCGGTTATGAACTGCTCGCTTATTACTATGTAAGCTGGGCAATCTCGCATCCGGAAATGCTCGATAAACTGCAGTTGCCTTTTGCAGATGCCTACAGTATGGCAAAGCAGATGTTTGATTCCAGACGAGGCGAAAAATGA
- a CDS encoding flavodoxin family protein, with translation MKKVLVLSSSLRKGSNSETLAQEFAKGAAEAGNKVEFESLRGKKIGFCMGCLACQKKGKCVIKDDAPAITKKMESADVIVFATPIYYYEMSGQLKTMLDRANSLYSSDYKFREIYLLASAADTDAKAMNIAKRGIGGWIACFDGVKLKGALCATGAESAGDVKKNSALLKKAFAMGKKV, from the coding sequence ATGAAAAAAGTATTGGTCTTGTCCAGCAGCTTGCGCAAGGGGAGCAACTCCGAAACCCTGGCGCAGGAGTTCGCGAAGGGTGCCGCCGAGGCGGGCAACAAGGTGGAATTCGAGTCGCTGCGCGGCAAGAAGATCGGTTTTTGCATGGGCTGCCTCGCTTGCCAGAAGAAGGGCAAATGCGTCATCAAGGACGACGCTCCCGCCATCACCAAGAAGATGGAATCGGCTGATGTCATCGTGTTCGCGACGCCGATTTACTATTACGAAATGAGCGGCCAGCTCAAGACGATGCTCGACCGCGCAAATTCCCTCTATTCCAGCGATTACAAGTTCCGCGAGATTTACCTGCTCGCTTCTGCCGCCGACACCGACGCGAAGGCCATGAACATCGCGAAGCGCGGCATTGGCGGGTGGATAGCCTGTTTCGACGGCGTGAAGCTCAAGGGCGCCCTCTGCGCCACGGGTGCCGAAAGCGCCGGCGACGTCAAGAAGAATTCCGCGCTCCTGAAAAAAGCGTTCGCCATGGGAAAGAAAGTTTAA